In the Mya arenaria isolate MELC-2E11 chromosome 11, ASM2691426v1 genome, one interval contains:
- the LOC128208439 gene encoding uncharacterized protein LOC128208439: MKLQIELAFEGGEEGQGPIQYSVEMGVFSGRDDPRWVVGTRSPWFGRLSIMLAKSRSTRMAERLGYRGFTVEVRNVFGQRVYRTVGAGTNPELELVLLNSSPTPLEGAVRRHVTDFLRRRVIRPLPVVLDPFDALNEDGALPYCRLPDFNPLLWSRYPQVTRNNCYNYATNRMTDTFAQPGRATGRRFSRPLTARGVLAATIRDGFIPLPHMYMYRSTCVFALAIWPGVDYHFYRMDSNLMWSHKPGRTPVRNTDNSGSLIKDPRLADRGNYVVFAAYLANHSNARVL, from the exons atgaagctgcagattgaacttgctttTGAGGGTGGGGAAGAAGGTCAAG GTCCTATTCAGTACAGTGTGGAGATGGGAGTGTTTTCCGGAAGGGACGACCCAAGGTGGGTAGTTGGCACGAGAAGCCCCTGGTTTGGTCGCCTGTCAATCATGCTGGCAAAGTCACGGTCAACAAG aaTGGCTGAAAGGCTCGGTTACCGAGGTTTCACAGTGGAGGTCCGTAACGTATTCGGCCAGCGCGTGTACAGGACTGTCGGTGCTGGAACGAATCCGGAACTGGAACTGGTGCTTCTTAACTCTTCACCCACACCGCTAGAGGGCGCCGTACGCAGACACGTCACCGACTTTCTGAGGCGCCGG GTAATAAGACCCCTACCGGTCGTCCTTGACCCATTCGACGCCCTAAACGAGGACGGGGCGCTCCCTTATTGTCGGCTCCCTGATTTTAACCCCCTCTTGTGGAGCCGCTACCCGCAAGTGACGAGAAACAACTGCTACAACTACGCAACGAACAGGATGACCGACACTTTTGCTCAACCAG GTCGAGCGACAGGTCGCCGTTTCTCACGGCCGCTCACAGCGAGGGGCGTCTTAGCCGCCACTATCAGGGACGGCTTCATTCCGCTGccacatatgtacatgtaccggAGTACCTGCGTCTTCGCACTCGCCATATGGCCCGGCGTAGACTACCATTTCTACCGAATGGACAGTAACCTGATGTGGTCACACAAGCCAGGGCGGACCCCTGTCCGCAACACAGATAACAGTGGGAGTCTGATTAAGGATCCCCGTTTGGCGGACAGAGggaattatgttgtttttgcgGCCTATCTGGCTAACCATTCTAACGCCAGGGTGCTTTAA